In the genome of Solibacillus silvestris, one region contains:
- a CDS encoding succinyl-CoA--3-ketoacid-CoA transferase, producing the protein MKNKVIQNLSELSGLFKDNQVILAGGFGLSGAPLTIIDQMAETDVKGLHVVSNNLGDHGIGLHKLFLQGKIEKAIGSFFTMNREAVIAWSEGKLDIELLPQGTLAEAIRCGGAGIGGFYTKTAVGTELAINKEERVIDGETYIFEKAIKGDVAIIRAKAADRLGNLIYHTTARNFNPMMATAAETVIVEVDEILEVGELDPEAIVTPHVYVDYIVQSNYVKEGDRYVSV; encoded by the coding sequence TTGAAAAACAAAGTCATCCAAAATCTTTCAGAACTAAGTGGGTTATTCAAGGACAATCAGGTTATTTTAGCAGGGGGATTCGGATTGTCAGGCGCACCATTAACAATTATTGATCAAATGGCTGAAACCGATGTGAAGGGATTGCATGTAGTTAGCAATAATTTAGGGGATCATGGGATCGGTTTACACAAACTGTTTTTACAAGGGAAGATTGAAAAGGCAATTGGTTCATTTTTTACAATGAACAGAGAGGCAGTTATTGCTTGGTCGGAAGGTAAGCTAGATATTGAACTTTTACCACAGGGTACATTAGCGGAGGCCATTCGTTGTGGAGGCGCGGGAATTGGTGGCTTCTATACGAAAACGGCTGTAGGCACCGAGTTGGCAATCAATAAAGAAGAGCGAGTTATAGATGGAGAAACGTATATTTTTGAAAAAGCAATCAAGGGCGATGTGGCAATAATTCGTGCAAAAGCAGCCGATCGATTAGGAAATCTAATTTATCATACAACTGCCAGAAACTTTAATCCTATGATGGCAACTGCTGCTGAAACGGTCATCGTGGAGGTTGATGAAATTTTAGAGGTAGGCGAATTAGATCCTGAAGCAATTGTTACACCACATGTTTATGTAGATTATATTGTGCAGTCTAACTATGTGAAAGAGGGGGATCGCTATGTCAGCGTTTGA
- a CDS encoding succinyl-CoA--3-ketoacid-CoA transferase — protein sequence MSAFDPRTVIAKRIAQELQDGQIVNLGIGIPTLVTSYIEGKDVYLQSENGLLGMGPPPSENQIDADLISAGKEPVTITKDASFFSSADSFAMIRGGHIDVAVLGILQVNRFGEIANWSVPGQPILGVGGAMDLVVGAKKVIAAATFFTKDGDPKIVESLTYPRSGIRRIEMLVTEYAVFEFEDEKVIVKELLGDLTIEQLQDRLKIQLDMGVKL from the coding sequence ATGTCAGCGTTTGATCCACGTACAGTTATCGCTAAACGTATTGCGCAGGAGTTGCAAGATGGTCAAATCGTGAATTTGGGCATCGGAATTCCTACGTTAGTGACTTCTTACATTGAAGGAAAAGATGTCTATCTACAATCAGAGAATGGTTTATTAGGAATGGGACCACCACCATCAGAAAATCAGATTGATGCAGATTTAATATCTGCAGGAAAAGAACCTGTTACGATTACAAAAGATGCATCGTTTTTCAGTAGTGCCGATTCTTTTGCGATGATCCGAGGGGGCCATATCGATGTAGCTGTATTAGGAATTTTACAGGTGAATCGTTTTGGTGAAATTGCCAATTGGTCTGTACCGGGGCAACCGATTTTAGGTGTAGGTGGAGCAATGGATTTAGTAGTAGGGGCCAAAAAGGTAATTGCAGCCGCAACTTTTTTTACAAAAGATGGCGATCCAAAAATTGTAGAAAGCTTAACTTATCCGAGAAGCGGTATACGCAGGATAGAGATGCTTGTAACTGAATACGCGGTATTTGAATTTGAGGACGAAAAAGTAATTGTAAAGGAATTGTTAGGTGACCTTACGATTGAACAATTGCAAGACCGGTTAAAAATTCAATTAGATATGGGGGTAAAGCTATGA